One Mycobacterium sp. SMC-4 DNA window includes the following coding sequences:
- the fadD3 gene encoding 3-((3aS,4S,7aS)-7a-methyl-1,5-dioxo-octahydro-1H-inden-4-yl)propanoate--CoA ligase FadD3, translated as MTIAARTTPAVLDRIAREFPDHAAVVTSARTLTYAELHTEVRRAAAALIDLGIAAGDRVAIWSPNTWHWVVASLAIHHAGGVLVPLNTRYTPSEADDILARTAAPLLFASGEFLGSDKAAAVDRAALPALRHVIRIPVDRDDGTWDEFVSRGADLSAVDERASAVTDDDVSDILFTSGTTGRSKGVRCAHRQSLDASAAWAACGRVSATDRYLCINPFFHNFGYKAGILACLQTGATLFPELTFDPEKTMRAVQDHGITVLPGPPTIYQTLLDHPKRSEYDLSSLRFAVTGAATIPVVLIERMQDELDIDVVLTAYGLTEAAGFGTMCRADDDAVTVATTSGRPIADFELRIGDQGEVLLRGPNVMLGYLDDPEATAAAIDEQGWLHTGDVGELDDAGNLKITDRLKDMYICGGFNVYPAEIEQVLARLDGVAEAAVIGVADPRLGEVGKAFVVALPGAQLDEKTVIDYTRQHLANFKIPRSVEFLDALPRNPGGKVVKPVLRQHSERA; from the coding sequence ATGACGATCGCCGCGCGGACCACCCCCGCGGTTCTGGACCGCATCGCGCGCGAGTTCCCCGACCACGCGGCCGTTGTGACCTCTGCGCGGACCCTGACCTATGCCGAATTGCACACCGAGGTGCGTCGCGCCGCCGCAGCATTGATCGATCTGGGCATCGCGGCGGGTGACCGGGTCGCGATCTGGTCGCCGAATACCTGGCACTGGGTGGTCGCGAGCCTGGCCATCCACCACGCCGGCGGGGTCCTCGTACCGCTCAACACCCGCTACACGCCGAGCGAGGCCGACGACATCCTGGCCCGCACCGCGGCTCCGCTGCTGTTCGCCTCCGGCGAGTTCCTCGGGTCGGACAAAGCCGCCGCGGTCGACCGCGCCGCGCTGCCCGCGCTGCGCCACGTCATCCGGATACCGGTGGACCGCGACGACGGCACCTGGGACGAGTTCGTCAGTCGGGGCGCCGACCTCTCGGCGGTCGACGAACGCGCCTCGGCGGTCACCGACGACGACGTCTCCGACATCCTGTTCACCTCCGGCACCACCGGTCGCAGCAAGGGGGTGCGCTGCGCGCATCGGCAGTCACTGGACGCCTCGGCGGCCTGGGCGGCATGCGGTCGGGTCTCGGCCACCGACCGCTACCTGTGCATCAACCCGTTCTTTCACAACTTCGGCTACAAGGCCGGAATTCTGGCCTGCCTGCAGACCGGCGCCACCCTGTTCCCGGAGCTGACCTTCGACCCGGAGAAGACGATGCGCGCTGTGCAAGACCACGGCATCACCGTGCTCCCGGGCCCGCCGACGATCTACCAGACCCTGCTCGACCACCCCAAGCGCAGTGAATACGACCTGAGCTCATTGCGTTTCGCCGTGACCGGCGCCGCCACGATCCCGGTCGTGCTGATCGAACGGATGCAGGACGAACTCGACATCGACGTCGTGCTGACGGCCTACGGACTCACCGAGGCAGCAGGTTTCGGGACGATGTGCCGCGCCGACGACGATGCGGTCACCGTCGCAACCACCTCGGGACGCCCGATCGCCGACTTCGAACTGAGAATCGGAGACCAGGGCGAGGTGTTGCTGCGCGGGCCGAACGTGATGCTCGGCTACCTCGACGACCCCGAGGCCACCGCGGCCGCGATCGACGAGCAAGGCTGGCTGCACACCGGAGACGTGGGGGAACTCGACGACGCGGGCAACCTGAAGATCACCGACCGGCTCAAGGACATGTACATCTGCGGCGGATTCAACGTTTATCCCGCCGAGATCGAACAGGTCCTCGCCCGCCTGGACGGGGTTGCCGAAGCCGCTGTGATCGGGGTTGCCGACCCACGGCTCGGCGAAGTCGGCAAGGCATTCGTCGTCGCGCTGCCCGGCGCCCAACTCGACGAGAAGACCGTGATCGATTACACGCGCCAACATCTCGCGAACTTCAAGATCCCGCGCAGCGTCGAATTCCTCGATGCACTCCCGCGCAATCCCGGCGGCAAGGTGGTCAAGCCCGTGCTGCGTCAACACAGTGAGAGGGCTTGA
- a CDS encoding acyl-CoA dehydrogenase family protein has protein sequence MDLTFDDATCEFQAEVRDFFAANKDAFPTKSYDTAEGFEQHRQWDKVLFDAGLSVITWPQRYGGRDASLLQWIVYEEEYFRAGAPGRASANGTSMLAPTLFAHGTEEQLDRILPKMASGEEIWAQAWSEPESGSDLASLRSTATKTDGGWLLNGQKIWSSRAVFGERAFGLFRSDPQAQRHKGLTYFMFDLKADGVTVRPIAQLGGDTGFGEIFLDDVFVPDHDVIGSAHDGWRAAMSTSSNERGMSLRSPARFLAPAERLVAQWKDNPDPAFVDRVADGWIKAQAYRLHTFGTVTRVAGGGELGAESSITKVFWSDLDVALHQTALDLRGADGELVDSVTEGLLFALGGPIYAGTNEIQRNIIAERLLGLPRK, from the coding sequence GTGGACCTGACCTTCGACGATGCCACCTGCGAGTTCCAGGCCGAGGTGCGCGACTTTTTCGCCGCCAACAAGGACGCGTTCCCGACGAAGTCCTACGACACCGCTGAGGGCTTCGAACAGCACCGCCAGTGGGACAAGGTGCTCTTCGATGCCGGGCTGTCGGTGATCACCTGGCCGCAGCGCTACGGCGGACGCGACGCCTCGCTCCTGCAGTGGATCGTCTACGAGGAGGAATACTTCCGCGCCGGCGCGCCGGGCCGGGCCAGCGCCAACGGCACCTCGATGCTGGCGCCAACGCTGTTCGCGCATGGAACCGAGGAGCAGCTTGACCGAATCCTTCCCAAAATGGCCAGCGGTGAGGAGATTTGGGCGCAGGCATGGTCGGAACCGGAGTCCGGCAGCGACCTGGCCTCGCTGCGGTCGACGGCGACCAAGACCGACGGCGGCTGGCTGCTCAACGGGCAGAAGATCTGGAGTTCGCGAGCGGTGTTCGGCGAGCGGGCGTTCGGCCTGTTCCGCTCAGACCCGCAAGCGCAGCGCCATAAGGGCCTGACCTACTTCATGTTCGACCTCAAGGCCGACGGGGTCACCGTGCGGCCCATTGCCCAGCTCGGCGGCGACACCGGATTCGGAGAGATCTTCCTCGACGACGTGTTCGTCCCCGATCACGACGTCATCGGCAGCGCACACGACGGCTGGCGGGCGGCGATGAGCACGTCGAGCAATGAGCGCGGCATGTCGCTGCGCAGCCCGGCGCGATTCCTCGCCCCCGCTGAACGCCTTGTCGCCCAGTGGAAGGACAACCCTGACCCGGCATTCGTCGATAGGGTCGCCGATGGCTGGATCAAGGCTCAGGCCTACCGGCTGCACACGTTCGGCACCGTGACCCGCGTGGCGGGTGGGGGTGAGCTCGGCGCCGAGTCGTCGATCACCAAAGTGTTCTGGTCCGACCTTGATGTCGCACTGCACCAAACAGCGCTGGATCTGCGCGGCGCCGACGGCGAACTCGTCGATTCGGTCACCGAGGGCCTGCTGTTCGCACTCGGCGGGCCGATCTACGCCGGGACCAACGAGATCCAGCGCAACATCATCGCCG